In one window of Chryseobacterium sp. JV274 DNA:
- a CDS encoding ABC transporter ATP-binding protein has translation MIKARNIHKSYGNLEVLKGVDIHIKMGEVVSIVGESGAGKSTLLQILGTLDHPSQSNKYDTEIEIAGESFINMNDKQLSKFRNQNIGFVFQFHQLLPEFTALENVLLPTKIAGANEKEALEKAYALFEDLKIEQRLQHKPNQLSGGEAQRVAVARALINSPKIIFADEPTGNLDSKNADDLHRLFFDLRDKYNQTFVIVTHNPNLAEITDRKLVMKDGMIIE, from the coding sequence ATGATTAAAGCAAGAAATATCCATAAATCTTATGGGAATTTAGAAGTACTGAAAGGAGTTGATATCCATATCAAAATGGGCGAGGTAGTTTCTATTGTTGGAGAATCAGGAGCAGGTAAATCTACGTTACTGCAGATTTTAGGAACGCTGGATCATCCGAGTCAATCCAACAAATATGATACTGAAATTGAAATAGCAGGAGAATCATTTATTAATATGAATGATAAACAGCTTTCAAAGTTCAGAAACCAGAATATCGGTTTTGTATTTCAGTTTCATCAGCTTCTTCCTGAGTTTACAGCGCTGGAAAATGTATTGCTTCCGACAAAAATTGCCGGAGCCAATGAAAAAGAAGCACTTGAAAAAGCTTATGCTTTATTTGAAGATTTAAAAATAGAACAGAGACTACAGCATAAACCCAATCAGCTTTCAGGTGGAGAGGCGCAAAGGGTAGCTGTAGCAAGAGCTTTAATCAACTCACCGAAAATCATTTTTGCAGATGAACCTACAGGTAACCTGGATTCTAAAAATGCGGATGATCTTCACAGATTGTTTTTTGATCTTAGAGACAAATACAATCAAACTTTTGTAATTGTAACCCATAACCCGAATCTTGCAGAAATTACAGACCGCAAGCTCGTTATGAAAGACGGAATGATCATAGAATAG
- a CDS encoding murein L,D-transpeptidase catalytic domain-containing protein, which translates to MMKHLIFLFIILISCSKAESQQLNSLDVPQARISEIKNYIKGKEYNQELAVFINFKIPSGKYRYFIYNLKNNTIVQQAVVSHGSGSVIPRSDALKFSNIEGSYQSSLGKYVIGESYVGKFGKAYRLKGLDSTNSNAMQRAIVLHSYGCIPDVESQTPACLSLGCPMLSVNALKETAIYIDQSTKPMILYAFY; encoded by the coding sequence ATGATGAAACACCTTATTTTTCTTTTTATAATTTTAATTTCCTGTTCAAAAGCTGAATCCCAGCAGTTGAATTCACTGGATGTGCCTCAGGCAAGGATTTCGGAAATTAAAAACTATATTAAAGGAAAAGAGTATAATCAGGAATTGGCTGTTTTTATCAACTTTAAGATACCTTCCGGGAAATACCGTTATTTCATTTATAATCTGAAAAATAATACAATTGTACAACAAGCCGTTGTATCCCATGGTTCAGGTTCAGTCATTCCACGGTCTGATGCTTTAAAATTCAGTAATATTGAAGGTTCCTATCAGTCGTCTTTGGGAAAATATGTCATTGGAGAAAGCTATGTAGGAAAGTTTGGTAAAGCTTACCGGTTAAAAGGGCTTGATTCTACGAACAGCAATGCAATGCAGAGGGCAATTGTCCTTCATTCCTACGGATGCATTCCGGATGTGGAATCTCAGACTCCGGCATGTTTAAGCTTAGGATGTCCGATGCTTTCGGTGAATGCTCTGAAAGAAACAGCAATATATATTGATCAGTCGACTAAACCGATGATCCTGTATGCATTTTATTAA
- the radC gene encoding RadC family protein encodes MAIKFLAEDDRPREKFLQKGKSSLSDSELLAIIMGSGNREEDALELSRKILASVNNSWHQLSLLSAKDLMKFKGIGVTKAISIISALEIGKRRTVQEIPEKAVIGNSNDAYLILQNQLSDLRTEEFWAIFLNNSNKVIHVSQLTQGGISQSIVDVRILYKTALDHFSTGIIIAHNHPSGSLKPSREDISITQKIKEAGNTLSIQLLDHIIVTQDSYFSFSDSGLL; translated from the coding sequence ATGGCTATAAAATTTCTTGCAGAAGATGACAGACCCAGAGAAAAGTTTTTGCAGAAAGGCAAAAGCTCACTTTCTGATTCTGAGCTGCTGGCTATTATTATGGGAAGTGGAAATAGAGAAGAAGATGCTCTGGAACTATCACGGAAAATTTTAGCCTCTGTTAATAACAGCTGGCATCAGTTGAGCTTACTTTCTGCTAAAGATCTGATGAAATTCAAAGGGATTGGAGTCACAAAAGCGATTTCAATTATTTCAGCTTTAGAAATCGGAAAAAGAAGAACGGTACAGGAAATTCCTGAAAAAGCAGTAATTGGTAACAGTAATGATGCTTATCTTATTCTTCAAAACCAGCTTTCTGACTTAAGAACAGAAGAGTTCTGGGCTATTTTCCTTAACAACAGTAACAAAGTGATTCATGTTTCCCAACTGACTCAGGGAGGAATAAGCCAATCTATTGTAGATGTAAGAATTCTGTACAAAACAGCACTGGATCATTTTTCAACGGGTATTATCATTGCCCACAACCATCCTTCCGGAAGTTTAAAACCAAGCCGGGAAGATATCAGTATTACACAAAAAATAAAAGAAGCAGGAAATACTTTAAGTATCCAGCTTTTAGACCATATTATTGTCACGCAGGATTCCTATTTTAGTTTCTCGGACTCAGGATTATTATGA
- a CDS encoding phytanoyl-CoA dioxygenase family protein translates to MLQQIRQYKLSYMLYNLFKKNKLKHNIPLYKKYGINKNYFSSISSKDFAHLPASDRKVNYAKLIETPFFKKLSEENKESVLQYDDNGYLILRNFLTPETADQINTEIDKLMEDGTLKFIYGGKLMFAIHHSEIIKNIGSDKELLDFLSVLLDGKSKLFQSINFINGSQQKTHSDSIHMTTYPLGGLLGVWIALEDVDETNGALHYIPKSHKLPYFLNSDYDNEGTALKIGKKSYRAYETFLEDKVKELGLKKEVFKAKKGDLLIWHANILHGGESHTDKNRTRKSLVYHFFDENSVCYHEVTQRPALFEL, encoded by the coding sequence ATGTTACAACAGATTCGTCAGTACAAATTATCATATATGCTTTATAACTTGTTTAAAAAGAATAAATTAAAGCATAATATTCCATTGTATAAAAAATACGGAATCAATAAGAATTATTTTTCAAGTATTTCGAGTAAAGATTTTGCTCATCTTCCTGCAAGCGATAGAAAGGTAAATTATGCAAAACTTATAGAAACTCCCTTTTTTAAGAAGTTATCGGAAGAAAATAAAGAAAGTGTTCTTCAGTATGATGATAATGGCTATCTGATTTTGAGAAATTTCCTGACTCCGGAAACGGCAGATCAAATCAATACAGAAATTGATAAGCTGATGGAAGATGGTACACTGAAGTTTATTTACGGGGGAAAACTGATGTTTGCCATTCATCATTCAGAAATTATTAAAAACATTGGAAGTGATAAGGAATTATTAGACTTTTTATCTGTTTTACTGGACGGAAAATCTAAACTTTTCCAAAGTATCAATTTCATCAACGGAAGCCAGCAAAAAACACATTCAGATAGTATTCACATGACGACTTACCCTTTGGGAGGATTACTTGGAGTCTGGATTGCATTGGAAGATGTGGATGAAACGAATGGTGCTCTTCATTACATTCCTAAGAGCCATAAATTACCTTATTTCCTGAATTCTGATTATGATAATGAGGGTACAGCCCTGAAAATCGGTAAGAAAAGTTACAGAGCTTATGAAACATTTCTTGAAGATAAAGTAAAAGAGCTGGGATTGAAAAAAGAAGTCTTTAAAGCAAAAAAAGGGGATCTATTGATCTGGCATGCCAATATTCTCCATGGCGGTGAGTCTCATACGGATAAAAACAGAACTAGAAAAAGCCTTGTATATCACTTCTTTGATGAAAATAGCGTTTGTTATCATGAAGTGACTCAAAGGCCGGCATTGTTTGAATTGTAA
- a CDS encoding inorganic pyrophosphatase, whose protein sequence is MIPNFKAHPWHGISAGEDAPNVVNVFVEIVPSDTIKYEVDKETGYLKVDRPQKFSNIIPALYGFVPRTYCDKEVMRLAVEAGATDVTMGDHDPLDICVLSSHNIHAGGLLMEAIPIGGFKMIDGGEADDKIVAVMINDHAFGHFRDISELPEAEVKRLMHYFLTYKNLPDEPAKCRIQEVYGAEHARKVIKASQTDYADKFGG, encoded by the coding sequence ATGATTCCAAATTTTAAAGCACATCCATGGCACGGAATTTCTGCAGGAGAAGATGCGCCAAATGTTGTAAACGTATTTGTGGAAATTGTTCCTTCAGATACTATTAAATATGAAGTAGATAAAGAAACAGGATACTTAAAAGTAGACAGACCACAGAAATTTTCTAACATCATCCCTGCTTTATATGGTTTTGTTCCAAGAACATACTGTGATAAGGAAGTAATGAGACTTGCTGTAGAAGCAGGAGCTACGGATGTTACAATGGGAGATCATGACCCTCTTGATATTTGTGTTTTAAGTTCTCACAACATCCATGCTGGAGGTTTATTGATGGAAGCTATTCCAATCGGAGGTTTTAAAATGATCGACGGAGGAGAAGCTGATGATAAAATCGTTGCAGTAATGATCAATGACCATGCTTTCGGACACTTCAGAGATATTTCTGAATTACCAGAAGCAGAGGTAAAAAGATTAATGCACTACTTCCTAACGTATAAAAACCTGCCGGATGAGCCTGCTAAATGTAGAATTCAGGAGGTTTATGGAGCTGAGCATGCTAGAAAAGTGATTAAAGCTTCTCAAACAGACTACGCAGATAAATTCGGAGGATAA